The DNA window GATCTCACCCGTATTTAATATTTCAGGTGTTTTAACCTCTTCCAAAAAAGCTTTCGTATGTAATTCAATTTTCCCATAGTCTTTAATAACGGGTTCTTTACCGTTAGGTCTGAATCTAAATGTTCCCTTCAAATAACACCAACTGCAATCAAAGGGACACCCGTAAGCCCACTTAAGCTCAAGGAAATGCGGACAGACCACATCCGAAGAGTTTTTAGGTAGGGGTGTCTTATCGAACCTTGTGATGATTGAGCCATCATTAATTAGGCTAACTAAAATTCTCTCTATCCCGTCGATACAATTATATTTCTTAAAATTTATCTTCGGTTTCTTAGAAAGTTTCGTCGCTTCTGCTAAGGAGGCCCTGTACCCATTGGGAGATTTCTCCTTTATGAGTAAAGAATCTACATCATCTATAGGAAAACTCAAAAAAGGATTATTTTTCTGAAGTGGATTATCTACTTTTTCCACTCCAATATTTTTGAGGGTTTTGTCCAAGTCTTTCGAAAGGTAATTCGTCTCTTGTAAAACAAAGGCTAAAACTTCACTATACTCGATTGAGTTTGTACCTTTATATTTATTGAAAACATTCTTTTGAAAAACCTTAAAGTCAACGTCTGCAAACAAATATGGTTCAAAATATCTCCTGCTCTCTTCACTAAACATCACATCCTTCATTATTTTAAAACCTGTTAAATTCTTAGTTGCATAGACCAAATAGTGAATTACCCCCCAGCAAGCTGGGGGGCATCAAAAACTCAAAATTGAAAACGTAATTGCTCTTCGTTATGCTGATATTTGATATATCGCCGAATTACCTCAGCCGTAACTTTATCGCCTACGCTTCGAACAAAATAGCCGTCGTTCCAAAGCTCGTGTTTCCAAAGGACCTTTCGCAAAGAAGGATATCTCTCGAAAACTTCCCTTGCGGAAATACTTTTCAAAATCTGCACAATCTGGGCTGGCGAATACCGCGGAGGAGCCGAAAGTAAGAGATGCACATGATCTTCCATAACCTCCATGGTATCTATTTCAAATTCATATTGCTCAGCAATCTCCTTAAAAACCCCCTTACTAAAGGATATTATTTCCTTAGTAAATATTTTCTTTCGATACTTAGGTACCCAAACCAAATGATACTTCAGATCATATATAGCATGATGAGTCCTTCGAATTGTGCTCATACCTAATCGTATAGCACAACCATTTTTCAAAGAAAACCCTTCGCCTTCGGCGAACCTCTTTTCATCCCGCCAGCAAGCTGGCGGGTATTCAAGAGGGTATTTTTATAAATTCTGTTTTCAAAAAATCCCGGAATCAGCGGCTGACGTTTTCCGCGCGAGCGACCTTCAGAAACGTCAAAAACAGTATTTTCAAGTCAAAAAAAATGACCTGTGATTCAAATAATACTCGTCATATTCAACTTTTTCGGAATAGGTGAATCGGCAGTATCTCAGGGTAGCCGTCACTTTCAGATGACATTGGATGAGGATAGCAAGCTGAACAAGAAGGTTGAGCGTAACCCTTCAGTGACGGGTGGGTATGGCGTGCGGAGGGAAAAGGGTTCCCTCCCCAGCAATGGGCGGTTTTCATCGAGCATTAGGTGAGGTTGGTAGGCTAAGGAATGGGAGGATCTATTGGGAATAGGAGGGAGAAGGGGTCTTGGTGGATGTTTTTAGCCAGTTCGTCCAGGATGTGTTTTAGGTGAGTGGCGACCTCTACCCCTCGTTTCTTGAGAGAACCCAAGACCGTCATCAGTACCCCCCGGGTATGGGCGCCCGCGTCCGATTGGGAGCCAAAGCTGACCTTGCGGGCAATGACGGTAGGCCGGAGATCCCTTTCCGCAAGGTTATTGTCCGCAGGGATCCTGCGGTCATTGGCCCAGTGGTACATGCGCGCGTGGTTCTCGCGGAAGATATCCTGGATGCGTCGGATTCCTAGATGTTGGGCCGGGCTTTCCACAGCAGCAACAATCTGGGACTTGACCTCGGTGGCTTTGGCCTTAAACTTCGCCCGGGAGAGTGGTTGGCTGCGCAGCCCCATCGCCAATGACAGAAGGGGGATGAGGGTATGAACAAATCCCTGCACCTCCCCGGAATCGGGGAACTCCTTTCCCAGGTTTTCGACCTCCCGCAAAAGGTGCGCATAGCAGTATTGAATGGCACACGGTGCCTTGTTGTATCCCGCATAGCGATCGACCACCAGAACCCCCGGAAGGGGCTTTCCTCCGAATACCGCCCGGGCCACCTCCGCCGATCTTGATTTGCGAAATTGAAAGATACTCAGCTTTTCGGTGGCAAAGAGCCAAGTATAGCCATTTTGCCCCTCCGTTCGCCACCCGGTCTCGTCGGCATGCTTGACCGGAGCTTGGCGATACTGCTCGATCAACTGAGCGGGAACCTTCTCGAAGAGTTTTGCCAGGCGATGAAAAATCTCCACCAGGCTGC is part of the Deltaproteobacteria bacterium genome and encodes:
- the tnpA gene encoding IS200/IS605 family transposase, producing the protein MSTIRRTHHAIYDLKYHLVWVPKYRKKIFTKEIISFSKGVFKEIAEQYEFEIDTMEVMEDHVHLLLSAPPRYSPAQIVQILKSISAREVFERYPSLRKVLWKHELWNDGYFVRSVGDKVTAEVIRRYIKYQHNEEQLRFQF
- a CDS encoding IS66 family transposase, producing MMATYPCSECLKKQQKIDSLMEENQRLKQKLKYQQRKEKEGVFGSSTPSSKLPVKANTTNSETGKPKGAQLGHKGAGRKMFQESEAERVVSVEAQVGSTCPDCGRPLEEKGMQERLVIESQPLKAKRVLFRLPKKYCPHCQKVFQAHAPEVLPKSLYGNQLITTAAVMHYLHGIPMGRVCEQTEIGPGSLVEIFHRLAKLFEKVPAQLIEQYRQAPVKHADETGWRTEGQNGYTWLFATEKLSIFQFRKSRSAEVARAVFGGKPLPGVLVVDRYAGYNKAPCAIQYCYAHLLREVENLGKEFPDSGEVQGFVHTLIPLLSLAMGLRSQPLSRAKFKAKATEVKSQIVAAVESPAQHLGIRRIQDIFRENHARMYHWANDRRIPADNNLAERDLRPTVIARKVSFGSQSDAGAHTRGVLMTVLGSLKKRGVEVATHLKHILDELAKNIHQDPFSLLFPIDPPIP